The Gadus macrocephalus chromosome 3, ASM3116895v1 DNA segment CTTCTCTGTCTAGGTACAGACCAGCGTTCACCCTCTCTAAGTACAGACCAGCGTTCACCTTCTCTGTCTAGGCACAGACCAGCGTTCACCTTCTCTGTCTAGGTACAGCTTCCCGCTCTGGACCCCCGTCGTGTTGTCGTAGAGGTCTGACACCCGGCAGTGGTACGTCCCGGAGCTCCGTCTGTCCACGGGCAGCAGGAGGACAGACTGCCGGGCGGACGGCTGCAGCAGGGTGTAGAAGGCCGGCGCGTCTGGGCCCAGCAGGCTGCCGTTGAGGAACCACTGGAAGCGGGCGTGGCTCCCCTTGGCCACCCGGCAGAAGAACGTCACCGCGGTCACGGAGAAGTCCTCCGCCGTGATGTACTCATAGCTCAGGGTCACCGGCCCGCCCACCGGCGCTGGGAGCAGAGAGCATCATGGGAGACGTTATCTGGACTGAAGAGGCGAGGCTCACACAGGATTAGTCCAAGATGCCATCGAGGCTTCCTGTTATAATAAGACTCACGCATGTCGCCCTCTCCACTGATTCCTTCCCTCCCTGCCCTTGTGTTTCTCTGACTGTCCTCTTTCACCCTAATTGTCCTCTGCCCTCGTTAAAGTTCCCCTCCAAGTGGATTTAGAAAGCGTGTTTCCCTTCCTCCGGTTCATCTTGGTTCTTTGTATCAAGCGTCCCGGCTTCTCCTCCTGATATTTACGGTTCCCGAGTTTTCAGATTCCTTCCCTCCCGACTACGTCTTCTCCCTGCTGGATTGTATCCATGATCTATCACTGATCTACCGACTACCGACCTATCCGCTAGTAAAGACCATCCTTCCTACGCAGACTCCTGCCTCCCGAGTCGTGCGTCCTGTTCCCCTGCTGCTCCCCCAGCCGTTACCATAACGACGGGGGGCTGTGATGGATGTATGATCACATGATGGAGTCCCTCCAATGAGAGCACTGACCCACGTGTACGGCCGTCTCCGTCCCGTCCGCGACCCGCCCCCCGTTCTCGGCCCGGCAGCGCAGCCCTCGGGGCGGGGCGTCCGGGACCAGGGGCACGCTGAAGGAGGCGCTCGGACCCTGCTCGGAGGTCTGCCGGGCCAGGAGCACGGCGCCCCCCAGGAGGGAGAAGGTGATCGGGGGGGTCCCTCTGCTGGACAGGCAGGTGACCCGCACCGAGAAGGTCTGGTTCTGCTTCTCCACGGCGTAGGAGAGGTCAGGGCGGGAGGCCAACTCTGAGGGCAGAAGATCCCACAGATGTTCCCAAACCGTTTTCTGTGAGTGTCGGCCGATACCGAGTTTATACCGATACAGCGTCTAGCATTGTACCTACTGATAGCGCtggttcttattgaagggttctcttacgatgacaGTAATGTAAAGCCGGTTCACTTACTGTCAACAATTCTTTTTTTCAGAACTAAATCATTGACATTTATAATCTATAATTAGAATAATGCGTTTGTATTCTTGTAGTTAAGCGtgagcatccatgtttttccgCTTTGGCAGCTCGAACGGACGTAGGTCGGATTTGGTGCTTTTCCCGTTCTGACATTCCACCTCCGACGttaacgaacgcagcataacattGTAGTGTTTGTGatgctgtcacaccaaaattgttccgggggcgaaaattgtaccgcctatGTAATCCGCGTTCGGAAATTCCAAACGTGCCTGGCAACGGACCGTCGCGTcaaacgttgcctggcaacggacgatcgcgttgaACGATGAGTATGAAGGTTCATAAACATTCGTgaacattcgcgctcattcaTTGAGCGTCACAAGACGAAATAGCATTGAACAGATAagacttattttacaaatgacatttattagcgttgctaactttatatttgaattgtatttaattgtttaatcgcatttagctagtaaactgagtgtattaacacaagctagctagactatgatacactttaaacactcaaattactagctaaattcaatacaatacaaacataaagtaaaaacaagtgttatctgtattatgttatttcgtctttggcaacatgagcgcaaatgttttttgaaatctgcctggcaacggacaatcgcgtcgaacgatgacgtaatgtttcgaacgcggattacgtaggcggtaaaattttcgcccccggtacaattttggtgtgacaatGCCCTTTCCTGTTTCGTAAATTAGCTAGTATAGCTATTAAACTTGCGGCCTTAACGATACCCATTTTTGGCAGTATCCGAGGAATATCCGATACTGGTGTCAGTAGCGGAATAACTCAAACAACTGATGAAAACAAGTTCATGTCTCAAATTGGAATACCTTGTATCATGTTCCTGTCATTGGTTCACATGTAGGTAGGTCATGTTAATACTGAGAgacgacctctgacctttgactGTGATCATGACCTTGGGGCTGGCCGCGCAGTagacctctgacctttgactGTGATCATGACCTTTGGGCTGGCCGCGCAGTagacctctgacctttgactGTGATCATGACCTTGGGGCTGGCCGCGCGGTagacctctgacctttgactGTGATCATGACCTTAGGGCTGGCCGCGCGGTAGACCTCGGTGTCGTTGTATCGGTTGGAGGCGACACAGACGTAGCTCCCAGAGTGCTGCGGTCCAGCTCTGGGGGAGAACGGCAGGTTTTAGGTTCATATCCCGACATGAAAACCCAGCAGCTCTTTATAGGGGGGTTAGAATATGGCAGACATTCAATATCTGTCATGAAGCACTTTCATATGTTAATACAAGGAGACAGGATCACTCATTATTTAGATTTTTGTCTCTGACCTGGGGATGAGGAGGTcctggtgggtgtggtggggggcggggccaggctggggggcggggccaggctggggggtggggccgggggggggctggtcGTCCAGCAGCCAGCTGTAGGAGACGTAGTTCCCTGACGTCACGTTACAGCTCAGAACCAGACGCTCCCCCTCAAAGAACTCCTCCTCCCGGGACCGGATGGCGAGCGTGGCTCCGCCCACGGGCACTGCAGGGAGACAGCGGGCCGGTTAGCACGTTAGCACGGTGCGGCCCAGGTATCATGGAGCCGCACCCTATTGAGGAGAACTCATGTGATCCTTTGTGGTATCGTGGTTTGGGGCTAGCTATGTGATGAAGTAAAGGTTCAACATGTCTACGAGCTTCACTCTGGAGGGGGTTCATGAAGCCTCTTCAGAACACAGGTTAGAAAACCGTTTATATTGGAAGTGGGCGGATTGGTCAATAAGCCACGCCTACAGGTTTAATTGACCCAGGTAAACCTTCAGTCTGTTTTGGCTTTGGCAGAAATGGCAAAGAGGCAGAGTTAGTGTCTAACTTATCTACAAACTCATCAaaccttatatggtgttgtgttgaccaGTATGTGGAGAACAGGGAGCTGTTGTCACCCCCCCAGGAacctgaggtgggggggggggtgaccaggGAGCTGTTGTCAACCCCCCAGGACCctgaggttgggggggggggtgaccaggGAGCTGTTGTCACCCCCCCAGgaccctgaggggggggggggggggggggtgaccaggGAGCTGTTGTCACCCCCCCAGgaccctgagggggggggaccagcTGTTCTCACTCCTCACCCAGGACCTTGAGGCGATGCGGTGGGCTGACGGAGGGCTGGATCCGGGAGTTGTTCTGCACGCTGGCCACACACTCCAGGTTCCCCTCGTGGGAGGCGCGTCGGACCACCATGGGGAAGACGGCCGGGCTGCCGTCCAGGGAGGTGTAGAAAGCCAGGGCCCTGGAGCGGAGCCCCTGCCTGGGGGGCACGGAACACACGGGGGCGCTGTGCTGTCTCTCACTTTACCTTCTTTCTTTTCAGAGGATCTGATCACATGGTGTCACCTGATCACATGGTGTCACCTGGTCACATGGTGTCACCTGGTGTCCCTGATCACATGGTGTCACCTGGTCACATGTTGTCACCTGATCACATGGTGTCACCTGGTCACATGGTGTCACCTGGTCACATGGTGTCACCTGATCACATGGTGTCACCTGGTCACATGGTGTAACCTGATCACATGGTGTGGGCTCACCTGATCACATGGTGTCACCTGGTCACATGGTGTCACCTGATCACATGGTGTCACCTGATCACATGGTGTCACCTGGTCACATGGTGTCACCTGGTCACATGGTGTCACCTGGTCACATGGTGTCCCTGATCACAATGTGTGGGCTCACCTGAACAGCTGCAGGAGGAGTGGCTCTCCTGGGGGGCGGAGCACCCGACACCCAAACTCAACGACGTGTCCGTCCAGTGCTACGTCGGGTCCGTAGAGCAGCGGAGGTCTCAGAGGAGACGCATCTAGAGGGACACACGGCCAGGCGCACGTACGCACGGACACACTCACATGGGGGACAGAGatggtaaacggactgcattcaTACTGCGCTATTCTAACCAGCGGCCGCTcagagcgctttacaatactgcctcacattcacccatcccccccccgacggcggagtcagccccacagggcgacagccagctggtcagcagcagtcagggggaggcgtctcgctcagggacacctcggcactcagctaggaggagccggggatcgaaccagcgaccttctggttaccagccgacccgctctgcctcctgagccacatgtcaCATAGTTTTCAAACAACGGGAggataaagtaataaagtaaagGTCTTACTGCTCTCCAAGCTGAAGCAGAAGAAACCTGAGTGGAAAGTAAAGGTTAGAAAGAGATGACGGATAACAGCAGAACTATGACTGTGGATGTGTCATATCTCACCCAGCACGGCCACAACCATAGAAGAAAACATCTCCAACAGCAACACTGATACGTGGTGGCGTGAAGTTAAGATAATCCTTATTAATATCCACGTTAGTGTCAGCATGTGCTCGTATCTACTCAgtctaaagacacacacacactctcacacacacccacccatccacacacacacacacacacacacacacacagacacacacacacacacacacacacacacacacacacacacacacacacacacacacacacacacacacacacacacacacacacccacccatccacacacacacacacacacacacacacacacacacacacacacacacacacacacacacacacacacacacacacacacacatatgcacacatacatgcacacaaacttgTGTGCAAAATGTGTTCCAAACTGATAGTGCCCAAGCCCTGCCCCTCCTTAGCCTGCCCTCATCAACACAACAAgttctcattcaacttcaatGTAGCAATTTATCACGTACTTAAAGTAAAGAAAAACATGATAGGAATAATTAAAGGTAAACGTAATGCACACTTTACCAACTTTATCAACAAATAAAGACACACAGATTTTAAATCGATaaggtattttatttttcataaagGACACagatactgtaggcctactgctgctTTAAGAAATGTCATTTTGCTACAAAACCAAGACTTGAGTTTAAACACATTCTgataaagagggggggggggggcgaggtggtggtactggtactggtccATGGTACTGGTGCGTCTTGATGAACTGGTTGTGGTGGTTTGTGGTACTGGTCCATGGTACTGGTGCGTCTTAATGAACTGGTTGTGGTGGTTtgtggtactggtactggtccATGGTACTGGTGCGTCTTAATGAACTGGTTGTGGTGGTTTGTGGTAATGGTCCATGGTACTGGTGCGTCTTAATGAACTGGTTGTGGTGGTTtgtggtactggtactggtccATGGTACTGGTGCGTCTTGATGGACTGGTTGTGGTGGTTTGTGGTACTGGTCCATGGTACTGGTGCGTCTTAATGAACTGGTTGTGGTGGTTtgtggtactggtactggtccATGGTACTGGTGCGTCTTAATGAACTGGTTGTGGTGGTTtgtggtactggtactggtccATGGTACTGGTGCGTCTTCATGAACTGGTTGTGGTGGTTtgtggtactggtactggtccATGGTACTGGTGCGTCTTCATGAACTGGTTGTGGTGGTTtgtggtactggtactggtccATGGTACTGGTGCGTCTTCATGAACTGGTTGTGGTGGTTtgtggtactggtactggtccATGGTACTGGTGCGTCTTAATGAACTGGTTGTGGTGGTTtgtggtactggtactggtccATGGTACTGGTGCGTCTTAATGAACTGGTTGTGGTGGTTTGTGGTAATGGTACTGGTCCATGGTACTGGTGCGTCTTGATGGACTGGTTGTGGTGGTTtgtggtactggtactggtccATGGTACTGGTGCGTCTTCATGAACTGGTTGTGGTGGTTTGTGGTACTGGTCCATGGTACTGGTGCGTCTTCATGAACTGGTTGTGGTGGTTtgtggtactggtactggtccATGGTACTGGTGCGTCTTCATGAACTGGTTGTGGTGGTTtgtggtactggtactggtccATGGTACTGGTGCGTCTTCATGAACTGGTTGTGGTGGTTTGGGCATCATAGCCGACTCCAGCTCTGGTTCTCTGAGCGGTCAGAGAAGGCAAGGCTGCTGGCAGACGGGGACCTGagctggggagaggaggggatgaaTCGGATACATgtatcagatatatatatatatgtgtgtgtatgtgtgtatatgtgcgtatGACAGTGGTTGCAGGATCCAGGAACATGAATCAAAGCAGCTTACTGTGTGGTGGAGGGGCGCCGACTGTTGGCTAAGAGAGATAAAGTAACGTTAGTCTCATAGTTTTACATCAGTCCGCACTGTAGCACCGATAAACCTAAACCTAACCTCTTTTAACGTTCATCTTTTCCATGTTTtaccttattattattagtctTTTAGTAGCTGATTTATTTGAACCGAAGTGATTGAGAGTTaattcattaaggagcaggagtCTTTAGTCATCCCACCTCGTGTCGACGAGGATCAAAACCAAGAACCTTTGGGCAGGGAGTCGAACACACAACCCCAATCCTTCATTCAAACAGCATATCTACAGAGAACTCACCCCGTCGGCGGTCCCCAAGCCTCAGcatcacaaacaccccccccgcCACTAAGACCAGCAGCAGGAAGCAGCAGAACGAGATGCTGATGATCTCGATGGTGGTCAGAGCGGCCGCTGGAGGACGATAGAGGAGAAGGGTTAATGAAGGGCTGAGGCCCGAGGGCAGTGGAGAAGGGTTAATGAAGGGCTGAGGCccgagggcagaggagaagggttaatgaagggcagaggagaagggttaatgaagggctgaggcccgagggcagaggagaagggttaatgaagggcagaggagaagggttaatgaagggctgaggcccgagggcagaggagaagggttaatgaagggcagaggagaagggttaatgaagggctgaggcccgagggcagaggagaagggttaatgaagggcagaggagaagggttaatgaagggctgaggcccgagggcagaggagaagggttaatgaagggctgaggcccgagggcagaggagaagggttaatgaagggctgaggcccgagggcagtggagaagggttaatgaagggctgaggcccgagggcagaggagaagggttaatgaagggctgaggcccgagggcagaggagaagggttaatgaagggctgaggcccgagggcagtggagaagggttaatgaagggctgaggcccgagggcagaggagaagggttaatgaagggctgaggcccgagggcagaggagaagggttaatgaagggctgaggcccgagggcagaggagaagggttaatgaagggctgaggcccgagggctgaggagaagggttaatgaagggctgaggcccgagggcagtggagaagggttaatgaagggctgaggcccgagggcagaggagaagggttaatgaagggctgaggcccgagggcagaggagaagggttaatgaagggctgaggcccgagggcagaggagaagggttaatgaagggctgaggcccgagggcagaggagaagggttaatgaagggctgaggcccgagggcagaggagaagggttaatgaagggctgaggcccgagggcagtggagaagggttaatgaagggctgaggcccgagggcagaggagaagggttaatgaagggctgaggcccgagggcagaggagaagggttactgaagggctgaggcccgagggcagtggagaagggttaatgaagggctgaggcccgagggcagaggagaagggttaatgaagggctgaggcccgagggcagaggagaagggttaatgaagggctgaggcccgagggcagaggagaagggttaatgaagggctgaggcccgagggctgaggagaagggttaatgaagggctgaggcccgagggcagtggagaagggttaatgaagggctgaggcccgagggcagaggagaagggttaatgaagggctgaggcccgagggcagaggagaagggttaatgaagggctgaggcccgagggcagaggagaagggttaatgaagggctgaggcccgagggcagaggagaagggttaatgaagggctgaggcccgagggcagaggagaagggttaatgaagggctgaggcccgagggcagaggagaagggttAATGAAGGGCTGAGGCCCGAGGGCAGTGGGACCTCCTGGCTTCAGAACCTTCTGTCTGAGCATTGGGCCCaggtctctgaggggggggggggctctctctgacgggggccctctctctgacgggggggggctctctgacGGGAGGGGGCtccctctgaggggggggggccctctctctgagggggggggggggctccctctgaggggggggggggggctctctctgacgggggccctctctctgacgggggccctctctctgacgggggggggctctctgacGGGAGGGGGCtccctctgagggggggggccctctctctgacggggggacgggaggggggggtgctttctctgaggggggggccctctctctgaggggggggggggctctctctgaggggggccctctctctgaagggggggggctctctctgAAGGGGGGGTGCTCTTTCTGAGGGGGGGGCCctctctctgaggggggggcccTCTCTCTGACGGGGGGGGCCTCTCTCTGACGTGGGGGGGGctctctctgagggggggggctctctctctgagggggggggctctctctctgaggggggcccactctctgaggggggggtctctctctgaggggggggggctctctctctgaggggggggggctctctctctgaggggggcccactctctgaggggggggggctctctctgACGGGGGGGGCCTCTCtctgatggggtgggggggtgctctCTCTGACGGGGGGGGCctctctctgagggggggggggggctctctctgagggggggggggggggctctctctccccagagGAGCAGTGTACCCCCTGGCGCTGCCTCAGGGCTCCTCCCCCACTAGACCTCGGCGCTCACCTGTCAGTCTGACCAGCACGGCCGGACTCTCGAACCAGGGGGCGGAGTCATCGAAGCTGTCCCTCACCCGACAGCGGTAGGACCCGCCCCCCCCGGGGGCCACCCCGGTGAGGACGAGGGACCGCCCCCCGTCCACCAGGCCGTAGCGGGGGGCGGCGGCGTGGAGAGGAGGCGCCGGAAGGAGGTCAGCGGGGAGGCCGGCGCCGTTCAGCAGCCAGGAGAACGAGGGGAAGGTTCCCCGGCCGGGGCGGCAGTGCAGCTGGGCGGCGGCCATCTTAGAGTCTGCCCCGTAGAGatactccacctccagctcaacatggccgccgaccgggactggaggagggggaggaggaggaggagaagaagaagaagaagaagaagaagaagaagaagaagaagaagaagaagaagaagaagaagaagaagaagaagaaaaataacatgGGTGAGAAGATGGCCTGACCTTTATGCCCCTCATCATTCCTCCTACCACCAGACTCCTCCTACCACCAGACTCCTCCTACCACCAGACTCTTCCTACCACCAGACTCTTCCTACCACCAGACTCCTCCTACCACCAGACTATTCCTACCACCAGACTCCTCCTACCACCAGACTCCTCCTACCTACGACCAGAGGTTGCGTCTCGCTCCAAAGGTCCTGGATGTCGGTCTTCACCCGGCACCGGGCAGCGGCCATGTCCTGCGCAGGTTTCATGGCGACGGGGAAGGTCACCGTCATGGAGGCGGTGGCGTTGTGGGAGGCCACCTCCTGTCCGTCCAGGGAGAGGCTGAAGGACGCGGGCGGACTCCCTGTGGAGGTCCAGCAGGTCACGGCCCCCTCGTACCCCCCTGCCGCCTGGGAGAAGCTGAACGAGATCCTGGGCTGGGAGAGGAACGCTGCCGAGGGAAGGAGACGACGGGACAGTGAACCAACACTAAACCAACCGTAAACCAACAGGACAGTAAACCAACGGTAAACCAACAGTAAACCAACGGGACAGTAAACCAACGGTAAACCAACAGTAAACCAACGGGACAGTAAACCAACGGTAAACCAACGGGACAGTAAACCAACGGTAAACCAACAGTAAACCAACGGGACAGTAAACCAACGGTAAACCAACAGTAAACCAACGGGACAGTAAACCAACGGTAAACCAACGGGACAGTAAACCAACGGTAAACCAACGGGACAGTAAACCAACGGTAAACCAACAGTAAACCAATGGGACAGTAAACCAACGGTAAACCAACAGTAAACCAACGGGACAGTAAACCAACGGTAAACCAACGGGACAGTAAACCAACGGTAAACCAACAGTAAACCAACGGGACAGTAAACCAACGGTAAACCAACGGGTCAGtaaaccaatggtaaacagGACAGTAAACCAACAGGACTGTAAACCAATATTAAACCAACAGTAAACCAACAGGACCGTAAACCAACAGTAAACCAACGGGACAGTAAACAATCGGGACAGTTAACCAACGGGACAGTAACCCAACGGGACCGTAAACCAACGGGACAGTAAACCAACAGTAAACCAACGGGACAGTAAACCAATGGGACAGTAAACCAACAGGACAGTAAACCAACGGGACAGTAAACCAACAGTTAACCAACGGGACAGAAAACCAACGGCACAGTAAACCAACGGGACAGTAAAGCAACAGGACAGCAAACTAAAAGTAAACCAACAGTAAACCAACAGTAAACCAACGGGACAGTGAACCAACAAGACAGTAAACCAACAGTAAACCAACAGGACAGTGAACCAACAGGACAGTAAACCAACAGGACATCAAACCAACGGGACAGTAAACCAACAGGACAGTAAACCAACAGGACAGCAAACCAACGGGACAGTAAACCAACAGGACAGTAAACCAACGGGAAAGTAAACAAACGGGACGTAAACCAACGGGACAGTAAACCAACGGGACAGTAAACCAACAGGACAGTAAACCAACAGGACAGTAAACCGATAGTAAACCAACAGGACAGTAAACCAACAGTAAACCAACAGGAGAGTAAACCAATGGGACAGTAAACCAACAGGACAGTAAACCAATGGGAcagtaagggtgcactcacactaggccatctggctgtggccgtggccgttttcacacctaaccgtgctcaaatctgccagtggcCAGGCCAACTtcgccacttgggagaggtgtgctgctacggtacggtcCGCTaaggtacagatgctaatgagccgacacgcgcacacgcacggctacgcaacctgagctggatgacgtatagtccatgcgacgaccatggacataataaaggcgacgagcctttattattaaacggtaaacatggcgccAAGCGATGTTTACGCTTGTTTGCGTACTCGAAAAAAACAGCAGTGAGAATGGGCTCTATCtgagaacggctccaaataagcaaaagaaaaagtgtgaactgtgttctctgtgttgttgtccatcgttgttaaaactctgactggcggcagactttattatggtccatgcagcggacgcttggtgatgacgagttatgacgtgatgacgtatgtacaagagcctaccgtggccaggccacagttgcaacggccaacggccacggccagatggcctagtgtgagtgcaggccagagaacaatggNNNNNNNNNNNNNNNNNNNNNNNNNNNNNNNNNNNNNNNNNNNNNNNNNNNNNNNNNNNNNNNNNNNNNNNNNNNNNNNNNNNNNNNNNNNNNNNNNNNNTAAAaaaggttggtctgaagtagcctaattacccgtaggtgtggtttgggcgtaacgtgcaataaaccaaagagatcgccagctcccatcccctttaagagccatgagcgcatttgaatcggacgagttgatattttgacagtctgcagtctccgataagacagatgcacatgaatttcaaacttcaaatggctcagtttatggccaaataatatggcctaattcacacatggaataaggttttcttctacaacttcaaaTACTGAGTCCTATTTAATGTGGTTCtatgtttcttatcagtattgtatgcattatcgttatcgactggtgttcctaatatgcatgtgtccccccattaatatacattgccatggactgtattattcgttacgtgtttagtttgcatgtgtttaaacagatggacgcacacacgcgcgcccgcattcgcccgcctctctctctccccctctctctccccctctctctctctctctctctctctctctctctccccctctctctccccctctctctctctctctctctctctctctctctctctctctctctctctctctctctctctccctctctctctctctctctctctctctctctctctctctctctctctctctccctctctctctctctctctctctctctctctctctctctacctactcATGACCTGCACCCTGATGCTGTTGCTCGTGGTGGTGTTCTTCCCCGCGGTCACCGTGCAGTGGTACGACCCTTCCTTCGTCACCGTGATCTTGAACTCTGCCGTGAGGTTCTCCTGATGACGGGTTACCGTGGCGACCACCCGCCCGCTCATCATCAGTTGGTATGTGACGGGCGGGGGGGAGGCCGCCGCCGTGCACAGGAGCCGCGCCTTGGAGCccaggggggcggagcctggaCCGGTCAGCACCGGGGGGGCGGAGCCCGCACAGTCTGAGGAGAGgattcacacatgcatgcacgcacgcacgcacacacagacgcacgcacacacacgcacacacgcaagcactcatacatacacacacagtgacacacacacacacacacacagtgacacacacacacatgcacacacacacacacagacacacacacgcacacacacgcacgcacgcactcatacatacacacacagtgacacacacacacacacacacacacagacatacacacacacacactcatgcacacacacacacacacacacacacgcacgcactcatacatacacacacagtg contains these protein-coding regions:
- the LOC132454753 gene encoding uncharacterized protein LOC132454753 isoform X15; amino-acid sequence: MLTLTWILIRIILTSRHHVSVLLLEMFSSMVVAVLGFFCFSLESNASPLRPPLLYGPDVALDGHVVEFGCRVLRPPGEPLLLQLFRQGLRSRALAFYTSLDGSPAVFPMVVRRASHEGNLECVASVQNNSRIQPSVSPPHRLKVLVPVGGATLAIRSREEEFFEGERLVLSCNVTSGNYVSYSWLLDDQPPPGPTPQPGPAPQPGPAPHHTHQDLLIPRAGPQHSGSYVCVASNRYNDTEVYRAASPKVMITVKELASRPDLSYAVEKQNQTFSVRVTCLSSRGTPPITFSLLGGAVLLARQTSEQGPSASFSVPLVPDAPPRGLRCRAENGGRVADGTETAVHVAPVGGPVTLSYEYITAEDFSVTAVTFFCRVAKGSHARFQWFLNGSLLGPDAPAFYTLLQPSARQSVLLLPVDRRSSGTYHCRVSDLYDNTTGVQSGKLYLDREGERWSVPRQRSAEPPLQRGRRGGLQLLWSGDRLRLRLLLRWTDLQRPWAQRRRRSSGRRTGRPRGEHGAMRRTRSDEEENTER
- the LOC132454753 gene encoding uncharacterized protein LOC132454753 isoform X11, coding for MLTLTWILIRIILTSRHHVSVLLLEMFSSMVVAVLGFFCFSLESNASPLRPPLLYGPDVALDGHVVEFGCRVLRPPGEPLLLQLFRQGLRSRALAFYTSLDGSPAVFPMVVRRASHEGNLECVASVQNNSRIQPSVSPPHRLKVLVPVGGATLAIRSREEEFFEGERLVLSCNVTSGNYVSYSWLLDDQPPPGPTPQPGPAPQPGPAPHHTHQDLLIPRAGPQHSGSYVCVASNRYNDTEVYRAASPKVMITVKELASRPDLSYAVEKQNQTFSVRVTCLSSRGTPPITFSLLGGAVLLARQTSEQGPSASFSVPLVPDAPPRGLRCRAENGGRVADGTETAVHVAPVGGPVTLSYEYITAEDFSVTAVTFFCRVAKGSHARFQWFLNGSLLGPDAPAFYTLLQPSARQSVLLLPVDRRSSGTYHCRVSDLYDNTTGVQSGKLYLDREGERWSVPRQRSAEPPLQRGRRGGLQLLWSGDRLRLRLLLRWTDLHRRPWAQRRRRSSGRRTGRPRGEHGAMRRTRSHEEENTEP
- the LOC132454753 gene encoding uncharacterized protein LOC132454753 isoform X9, whose translation is MLTLTWILIRIILTSRHHVSVLLLEMFSSMVVAVLGFFCFSLESNASPLRPPLLYGPDVALDGHVVEFGCRVLRPPGEPLLLQLFRQGLRSRALAFYTSLDGSPAVFPMVVRRASHEGNLECVASVQNNSRIQPSVSPPHRLKVLVPVGGATLAIRSREEEFFEGERLVLSCNVTSGNYVSYSWLLDDQPPPGPTPQPGPAPQPGPAPHHTHQDLLIPRAGPQHSGSYVCVASNRYNDTEVYRAASPKVMITVKELASRPDLSYAVEKQNQTFSVRVTCLSSRGTPPITFSLLGGAVLLARQTSEQGPSASFSVPLVPDAPPRGLRCRAENGGRVADGTETAVHVAPVGGPVTLSYEYITAEDFSVTAVTFFCRVAKGSHARFQWFLNGSLLGPDAPAFYTLLQPSARQSVLLLPVDRRSSGTYHCRVSDLYDNTTGVQSGKLYLDREGERWSVPRQRSAEPPLQRGRRGGLQLLWSGDRLRLRLLLRWTDLQWTSEVKGVVLAFEEDLDWEEYRERAEGLTAAGLESDLEALGSEEEEEQRPENRETQRRTRSDEENTER
- the LOC132454753 gene encoding uncharacterized protein LOC132454753 isoform X6, giving the protein MLTLTWILIRIILTSRHHVSVLLLEMFSSMVVAVLGFFCFSLESNASPLRPPLLYGPDVALDGHVVEFGCRVLRPPGEPLLLQLFRQGLRSRALAFYTSLDGSPAVFPMVVRRASHEGNLECVASVQNNSRIQPSVSPPHRLKVLVPVGGATLAIRSREEEFFEGERLVLSCNVTSGNYVSYSWLLDDQPPPGPTPQPGPAPQPGPAPHHTHQDLLIPRAGPQHSGSYVCVASNRYNDTEVYRAASPKVMITVKELASRPDLSYAVEKQNQTFSVRVTCLSSRGTPPITFSLLGGAVLLARQTSEQGPSASFSVPLVPDAPPRGLRCRAENGGRVADGTETAVHVAPVGGPVTLSYEYITAEDFSVTAVTFFCRVAKGSHARFQWFLNGSLLGPDAPAFYTLLQPSARQSVLLLPVDRRSSGTYHCRVSDLYDNTTGVQSGKLYLDREGERWSVPRQRSAEPPLQRGRRGGLQLLWSGDRLRLRLLLRWTDLQWTSEVKGVVLAFEEDLDWEEYRERAEGLTAAGLESDLQEALGSEEEEEQRPENRETQRRTRSDEENTER